In one window of Gossypium hirsutum isolate 1008001.06 chromosome A01, Gossypium_hirsutum_v2.1, whole genome shotgun sequence DNA:
- the LOC107916851 gene encoding ABC transporter G family member 10 — MELPVKSPDSGGRKYPYRLETRDLSYKLSTKFEDYFRCDFCGGNEGRAAAKFILKGVNCEARPGQVTAIAGPSGAGKTTLLDILAGKIPPCEVSSGEVLVNGKPIDVKVFRRVSGYVTQDDTLFPLLTVEETLMYSALLRLPGGRKEAGSRVKELMKELGLEHVAGSRIREGSNNGISGGERRRVSIGVDLVHDPAVILIDEPTSGLDSASALHAVTLLKSMAVNQGKTIVLTIHQPGFRILELFDRIVLLSNGFVVHNGGLNLLEERLKFADHRIPRHVNVLEFAIDVIETLPVPNPGTLSNINREDRKITTPIRFERKLLVYPNSRFDEVLILGQRFCSNIFRTKQLFATRVIQALVAGFILGTIYFNVGNDKGKIALQTQTGFFAFTLTFLLSSTTEGLPIFLQERRILMRETSRGAYRVSSYVLSNTIVFLPFLLMIGILFTSPVYWLVGLRKDTIDGFLYFSLVVWMVLLMANSFVACFSALVPNFIMGNSVIAGLMGSFFLFSGYFIAKDKIPSYWVFMHYLSLFKYPFECFMINEYGGEQGERKCIEIENGECRLYGSSFLRQQDLKDSQKWTNVGVMLGFIVGYRVLGLVILWFRCYKARN, encoded by the coding sequence ATGGAATTGCCTGTTAAGTCCCCGGATTCTGGTGGCCGGAAATATCCGTACAGATTGGAAACTAGGGATCTGTCTTACAAGTTGAGCACCAAATTTGAAGACTATTTCAGGTGTGATTTTTGTGGTGGAAATGAAGGTAGAGCTGCTGCTAAGTTCATTTTGAAGGGTGTGAACTGTGAAGCTAGGCCTGGACAGGTTACTGCAATAGCTGGACCAAGTGGTGCAGGCAAAACTACATTGCTAGATATTCTTGCTGGGAAGATACCACCTTGTGAAGTGTCATCAGGGGAAGTTCTTGTCAATGGCAAGCCTATTGATGTTAAAGTTTTTCGGAGAGTTTCGGGGTATGTTACGCAAGACGACACGCTATTTCCGTTGCTGACAGTCGAAGAAACGTTGATGTATAGTGCACTTTTGAGGCTACCAGGAGGGAGGAAGGAAGCTGGTTCTAGAGTGAAAGAGCTAATGAAGGAGCTAGGATTGGAACATGTGGCGGGTTCCAGGATCCGTGAGGGATCGAACAACGGCATTTCGGGTGGAGAAAGGCGTAGAGTATCGATCGGTGTCGATTTGGTTCATGACCCTGCTGTTATCTTGATTGATGAACCAACTTCAGGGTTGGATTCTGCTTCAGCTCTTCATGCAGTGACACTACTGAAATCAATGGCAGTTAATCAAGGTAAGACTATTGTTTTAACCATCCACCAACCTGGTTTTCGGATCCTCGAACTGTTTGATCGCATCGTTTTGCTTTCAAACGGATTTGTCGTCCATAACGGAGGGCTAAACCTTCTCGAAGAAAGACTAAAGTTTGCTGATCATCGAATCCCTCGACATGTCAATGTTCTTGAATTCGCAATCGATGTTATAGAAACTTTACCCGTCCCAAATCCAGGCACTCTAAGTAACATAAACCGGGAAGACCGTAAAATTACAACCCCAATCCGCTTCGAAAGAAAGCTGCTCGTCTACCCAAATTCCCGGTTCGACGAGGTCCTGATATTAGGACAAAGATTCTGCAGCAACATATTCAGAACCAAACAACTCTTTGCCACAAGGGTCATACAAGCCTTGGTAGCAGGTTTTATACTTGGAACCATATATTTCAACGTAGGAAATGACAAAGGAAAGATAGCTTTACAAACCCAAACAGGGTTCTTCGCTTTCACCCTCACATTCTTACTATCTTCAACCACTGAAGGACTACCAATTTTCTTACAAGAAAGAAGGATCCTAATGAGAGAAACATCAAGAGGAGCATACAGAGTCTCCTCCTATGTCTTGTCCAATACCATTGTTTTCCTCCCATTTCTTTTAATGATAGGCATCCTCTTCACTTCACCAGTTTACTGGCTTGTTGGATTGAGAAAAGACACCATTGATGGGTTCCTTTACTTCTCCTTGGTGGTATGGATGGTACTTTTGATGGCCAATTCATTCGTGGCATGTTTCAGTGCACTTGTTCCAAACTTCATAATGGGGAACTCAGTGATTGCAGGTCTAATGGGGTCTTTCTTCCTGTTTTCAGGCTATTTTATAGCTAAAGATAAGATACCAAGTTACTGGGTTTTCATGCATTATTTGAGCTTGTTTAAGTACCCATTTGAATGCTTTATGATAAATGAGTATGGAGGGGAACAAGGGGAAAGGAAGTGCATCGAAATTGAGAATGGTGAATGTAGGTTGTATGGGAGTTCGTTCTTAAGACAGCAAGACCTGAAAGATTCACAGAAATGGACCAATGTAGGTGTCATGTTGGGCTTCATAGTTGGGTACAGAGTGCTTGGTttagttattttgtggtttaGATGTTACAAAGCTAGAAACTaa
- the LOC107917851 gene encoding multiple organellar RNA editing factor 8, chloroplastic/mitochondrial: MATQALSRALLSKPKAVSSFLFPSSRSFSSFSSSSSAASSTKTLITPSPTPSLSLLRRLRAPPCYSLLRDSLSPAVKSFSTRAARSSLNDPNPNYSNRPPKETILLDGCDFEHWLVVVEPPKEDATRDDIIDSYIKTLAQVVGSEDEARMKIYSVSTRHYYAFGALVSEEVSYKLKELPGVRWVLPDSYLDVKNKDYGGEPFINGQAVPYDPKYHEEWVRNNARANERNRRNDRPRNYDRSRNYERRRENMNTRDNQTPPPNQGMQNVAPNTAGMPPNNRGGMPPHNMGGMPPHNMGGMPPNNMGRMPPNNMGGMTPNQGWSGKMPGNAPNFQTGPNYGNAPGNAQNFQPGPGPNYGNTPYQGATPNAQYHQNNYPPNVGGGNMPGGNYQS, translated from the exons ATGGCGACCCAAGCCCTCTCTCGCGCTCTCCTCTCGAAACCCAAAGCCGTATCTTCCTTCCTCTTCCCCTCCTCCCGCTCTTTCTCttccttttcctcctcctcctccgccGCTTCCTCCACCAAAACTCTTATCACCCCATCGCCAACCCCTTCTCTCTCCTTACTCCGTCGCCTTCGTGCCCCGCCTTGCTACTCACTCCTTCGTGACTCACTTTCCCCAGCTGTTAAATCGTTCTCCACTCGAGCAGCCAGGTCCTCCCTCAATGACCCCAATCCTAACTACTCGAACCGGCCCCCAAAAGAGACCATCTTGCTCGACGGATGTGATTTTGAGCATTGGCTTGTTGTGGTGGAGCCGCCTAAAGAGGATGCTACTAGGGATGATATTATTGATAGTTATATCAAAACCCTAGCTCAAGTAGTGGGCAG TGAGGACGAAGCAAGAATGAAGATATACTCAGTTTCAACCAGACATTACTATGCATTTGGTGCTTTGGTGTCTGAAGAGGTCTCATATAAGCTCAAAG aACTTCCTGGAGTTCGGTGGGTTCTTCCAGATTCCTATCTAGATGTCAAGAACAAGGATTATGGAG GGGAACCTTTCATTAATGGGCAAGCTGTGCCTTATGACCCAAAATACCATGAGGAATGGGTGAGAAATAATGCTAGAGCAAATGAGAGAAATAGGCGCAATGACAGGCCACGCAATTATGATAGATCAAGGAACTATGAGCGGAGAAGGGAGAACATGAATACTAGAGATAATCAGACGCCTCCTCCAAATCAGGGCATGCAGAATGTCGCTCCAAATACTGCTGGAATGCCTCCCAACAACAGGGGAGGGATGCCTCCCCACAACATGGGAGGGATGCCTCCCCACAACATGGGAGGGATGCCACCCAACAACATGGGAAGGATGCCACCCAATAATATGGGAGGAATGACACCGAATCAAGGATGGTCCGGTAAGATGCCTGGAAATGCTCCAAACTTCCAAACTGGCCCCAACTATGGAAACGCTCCTGGAAATGCGCAGAACTTCCAACCTGGTCCTGGTCCTAACTATGGAAACACACCTTACCAAGGTGCTACACCCAATGCTCAATATCACCAGAATAACTATCCTCCAAATGTTGGTGGAGGAAACATGCCTGGTGGGAACTACCAATCTTAA
- the LOC107917853 gene encoding uncharacterized protein has protein sequence MEQKAKQDYSNLGARRAQATDGHRAMREQISESTKILKDLIPACNKVQGALLLDEIFSYIQSLQREIELQFLSLELAAINPRTNPAIEAFPLKDLMDVDMNEFQNLLQMILVNADLNPTKPEAATCCNDEMPVSDLLTKIEADEESKGKFSDFNGLDGDRIKHGKYSFPHSLVPTLETIIGAYGDISATSKMNPSITEMVYIMFCASVKEMNDLRLEEITEDRILKWRDAIKDALRISFKVDFAMEHLKKIAYAYIGQIERQKLKDLAMRISRLEDDLNFRKQELAKAYKQSKVYIDVADNFNGKLVSWGMFQSCA, from the exons ATGGAGCAAAAGGCTAAACAAGATTACAGCAATTTAGGAGCAAGAAGAGCTCAAGCCACTGATGGTCACAGG GCTATGAGAGAACAAATAAGTGAAAGTACCAAAATTCTTAAGGATCTGATCCCTGCTTGCAATAAG GTTCAGGGGGCGCTTTTGCTTGATGAGATTTTTAGTTACATTCAATCACTGCAACGTGAGATCGAG TTGCAGTTCTTGTCATTGGAGCTTGCCGCAATCAATCCAAGAACGAACCCCGCCATTGAGGCATTTCCTCTTAAAGAC CTCATGGATGTGGACATGAATGAGTTTCAAAACCTGCTACAGATGATCCTGGTTAATGCGGATCTCAACCCGACAAAACCCGAAGCAGCAACATGCTGTAACGATGAAATGCCCGTTAGTGACCTACTTACGAAAATCGAAGCCGATGAAGAGAGCAAGGGGAAGTTTTCAGACTTCAATGGCTTAGATGGGGATCGCATAAAGCATGGGAAATATAGTTTCCCACACTCTCTGGTCCCTACCCTCGAGACAATCATTGGTGCTTATGGCGATATTTCCGCAACAAGTAAGATGAACCCGAGCATCACCGAGATGGTATACATAATGTTCTGCGCTAGTGTCAAAGAGATGAACGATCTACGACTCGAGGAAATCACCGAGGATAGGATATTGAAGTGGAGGGACGCGATCAAGGACGCTTTACGTATCAGTTTCAAGGTGGATTTCGCCATGGAACATTTGAAGAAAATCGCTTACGCTTACATCGGTCAAATCGAACGTCAGAAGCTGAAGGATCTAGCTATGAGGATCTCCAGGTTAGAGGATGATCTGAACTTTAGGAAACAAGAGCTTGCAAAGGCATATAAACAGTCCAAGGTTTACATTGATGTTGCGGACAATTTTAATGGCAAGCTTGTTAGCTGGGGTATGTTTCAGTCCTGTGCATAA
- the LOC107917852 gene encoding uncharacterized protein, producing the protein MDLSPSEVTSPFKNNEADQSKYLKTELITSVEPQLVESGTSKCLADNNRRFLKRRFSVMERKVLADRRYIERKKMEMERLKDEIRRYEEELSQLRTNQSLLALDLDKVECCFSQATSQWHDDQTEEVSKSSSIQKHQRIQDQQKISSNDGGVAISQNLTNNKERTPNARAAVNEPATEHQESAQSGSCSAEVAKIKLPKFLMELHTEVASNVDLSDFTGLEGEQRRFGRFSFPLSLIPTVERINSVYGDISATSLVSPSVSATVYVLFCAVIREMEHLRLEEVTEDILLKWRDVIKDALRLGFNVAFAMEHLKKVVCAYFGQPGCKLLHEIDSKISTLEAEVNDWKKKRAEIYEEFKMSIDAVENFIGVPVSTGLFPWSSSNRIMHG; encoded by the exons ATGGACCTTTCTCCGTCTGAGGTTACCAGTCCATTTAAGAATAATGAAGCTGATCAGTCGAAGTATTTGAAGACTGAGCTCATTACAAGTGTTGAACCCCAATTGGTTGAATCAGGAACATCTAAATGTTTAGCCGATAACAACAGAAGATTTCTCAAACGTAGATTTAGTGTTATGGAAAGAAAAGTGCTTGCGGATCGGCGGTACATAGAGAGGAAGAAG ATGGAAATGGAGAGGCTGAAGGATGAGATAAGACGGTACGAAGAGGAGCTTTCACAGCTGCGTACCAATCAGAGTCTTCTAGCCCTAGATCTAGATAAGGTAGAATGTTGTTTTTCTCAAGCAACCAGCCAGTGGCATGATGATCAAACAGAAGAGGTCTCAAAG TCCAGTAGTATCCAAAAGCATCAACGCATCCAAGATCAGCAGAAGATTAGTTCAAATGATGGAGGTGTGGCTATCAGTCAGAATCTTACAAATAATAAAGAGAGGACTCCAAATGCAAGAGCTGCTGTCAATGAGCCTGCTACTGAACATCAAGAGAGTGCTCAGAGTGGTTCATGTTCTGCTGAAGTGGCTAAGATCAAGTTGCCTAAGTTCCTTATGGAACTTCATACAGAAGTTGCGAGCAATGTAGACCTCTCAGATTTCACAGGCTTAGAGGGGGAGCAGAGAAGATTTGGGAGATTCAGTTTCCCATTGTCTCTGATTCCAACTGTTGAGAGAATAAACAGTGTCTATGGTGATATTTCTGCAACAAGTCTAGTAAGTCCCAGTGTTTCTGCCACAGTCTATGTTTTATTTTGTGCTGTGATCAGAGAGATGGAACATCTACGGCTTGAGGAAGTTACTGAGGACATATTGCTGAAGTGGAGAGATGTGATCAAGGATGCTTTACGCCTTGGTTTCAATGTGGCATTTGCCATGGAGCATTTGAAGAAAGTTGTCTGTGCTTACTTTGGTCAACCAGGGTGCAAATTGCTCCATGAAATTGATTCAAAGATCTCAACATTAGAGGCTGAGGTGAATGACTGGAAGAAGAAACGTGCTGAGATATATGAGGAGTTCAAGATGAGTATCGATGCTGTTGAGAACTTCATTGGAGTTCCTGTCAGCACAGGTTTATTTCCTTGGTCTTCTTCCAATAGAATTATGCATGGCTGA
- the LOC107917760 gene encoding uncharacterized protein: protein MHPSELPNPAIMEGSAASGSFPASQMNNGSMANHADESQNYQSTYSPLLQSVVGMNFQPTGHASFNQGYQVQSNIQSFNHTSQPQSKETYQNWSLIHHSDPLHSQPCQLNLAGQRLTDLLHSVDNTFWEHPQPTSQPQLNETRQNQTLIHQLNSQHTGQFQSNVVGQSQTDLTNSVPSDSLVHPQPTSQPQLNERRQNQTLIHHSNSHHTGKFQSNVAGQTDLTNSVPSDSLVHPQPTSQPQLNETRQNQTLIHHSNSHHTGQFHSNVARQSQTDLTNSVPSDSFVHPQPTSQPQLNETRQNQTLIHHSNSQHTGQFRSNVPGQSQADLTNSVQSDSLVYPQPTSQPQLNHGYSSQDSQQKRTRRPKAANEEEKRERRIESCRKYREKTKQHKIETYAENENLKRKNVILAAEKQSLSDVINKMQPNAQIPGQMGQLDAQQIHHPSFSAPAAGFPRSHHGEDSEEFDQDPEISALRMQRDCLVDEVQLLQGSTSCQQSNEQTPLTFQQHLHSDCSAQQQLNGSRFSNDVQDPPWTYSSSHGGGTASSSNPTEKQDNSRALMARILKRIGEKRKSKVTYSDFPGLDIDERVAVGEYSFPKSLKSTVENITNMYGDVSKNSTMPQCVDETMYILFCATIKEMDDLQLHKVTENFIFKWSDTIKAALGIKFDVGFAMDHLKYKIIPAFVGQIHCQWVDEMEEKISNLEASLNALKQDHAKECEQSKVYKDAMDKFNGKSVSSGLFM, encoded by the exons ATGCATCCAAGCGAGCTTCCAAATCCAGCAATCATGGAGGGCTCAGCAGCTTCCGGTTCATTTCCAGCCTCACAGATGAACAACGGATCCATGGCGAATCATGCTGATGAGAGCCAGAATTATCAATCGACCTACTCCCCTTTGTTGCAAAGTGTTGTAGGGATGAACTTTCAGCCAACAGGCCATGCCTCATTCAATCAAGGATATCAGGTTCAGAGTAACATTCAGAGCTTTAATCACACAAGCCAACCCCAATCGAAGGAAACATATCAGAATTGGAGTCTGATTCATCACTCAGACCCTCTGCATAGTCAGCCATGTCAATTGAATTTAGCAGGTCAGCGTCTAACTGATCTGTTGCACTCAGTGGATAATACCTTTTGGGAACATCCTCAACCAACAAGCCAACCTCAATTGAATGAAACACGTCAGAACCAGACTCTGATTCATCAGTTAAACTCTCAGCATACTGGGCAATTTCAATCGAATGTAGTAGGTCAGAGTCAAACAGATCTAACAAATTCTGTGCCGAGTGACAGCTTGGTGCATCCTCAACCAACAAGCCAACCTCAATTGAATGAAAGACGTCAGAACCAGACTCTGATTCATCACTCAAACTCTCACCATACTGGGAAATTTCAATCGAATGTAGCAGGTCAAACAGATCTAACGAACTCAGTGCCGAGTGACAGCTTGGTGCATCCTCAACCAACAAGCCAACCTCAATTGAATGAAACACGTCAGAACCAGACTCTGATTCATCACTCGAACTCTCACCATACTGGGCAATTTCATTCGAATGTAGCACGTCAGAGTCAAACAGATCTAACGAATTCAGTGCCGAGTGACAGCTTTGTGCATCCTCAACCAACAAGTCAACCTCAATTGAATGAAACACGTCAGAACCAGACTCTGATTCATCACTCGAACTCTCAGCATACTGGGCAATTTCGATCGAATGTACCAGGTCAGAGTCAAGCAGATCTAACGAACTCAGTGCAGAGTGACAGCTTGGTGTATCCTCAACCAACAAGCCAACCTCAATTGAATCACGGATACTCATCTCAAGATTCACAACAAAAAAGAACTCGACGTCCCAAAGCAGCTAATGAGGAAGAAAAACGAGAGAGAAGAATAGAATCATGTCGGAAATATAGGGAGAAAACAAAGCAACACAAG ATAGAAACTTATGCTGAGAATGAAAACTTGAAaaggaaaaatgtcattttggCTGCCGAGAAGCAATCGTTATCTGACGTAATCAATAAGATGCAACCAAATGCGCAAATCCCAGGACAAATGGGACAATTAGATGCCCAACAAATTCACCATCCAAGTTTTTCGGCCCCTGCAGCAGGCTTCCCAAGA AGCCACCATGGAGAAGACTCAGAAGAGTTTGATCAGGACCCTGAG ATAAGTGCGTTACGAATGCAAAGGGACTGTTTGGTTGACGAGGTACAACTTCTACAAGGGTCAACCAGTTGCCAGCAATCGAATGAGCAGACTCCGTTAACTTTCCAGCAGCATCTTCATTCAGATTGTTCAGCCCAGCAGCAG CTCAATGGTTCGCGATTCAGCAATGACGTTCAGGATCCACCGTGGACATACTCAAGCAGTCATGGAGGAGGCACTGCCAGCAGTTCAAATCCTACAGAAAAACAAGACAATTCTCGTGCTCTTATGGCTAGAATTCTCAAAAGAATCGGCGAAAAGAGGAAGAGCAAAGTTACATACTCAGACTTCCCAGGTTTAGACATTGACGAGCGCGTAGCAGTTGGAGAATATAGTTTCCCAAAATCTCTGAAAAGCACCGTCGAGAATATCACCAACATGTATGGTGATGTTTCGAAGAACAGCACTATGCCCCAATGCGTGGACGAGACGATGTATATTCTCTTTTGTGCGACAATTAAGGAAATGGATGATCTACAACTTCACAAAGTTACTGAGAATTTTATATTTAAGTGGAGCGACACGATCAAGGCAGCTTTAGGGATAAAATTCGATGTGGGATTTGCGATGGATCATTTGAAGTACAAGATTATTCCCGCTTTTGTTGGCCAAATTCATTGCCAATGGGTCGATGAGATGGAAGAAAAGATATCGAACTTAGAGGCTTCCTTGAATGCTTTGAAACAAGACCATGCTAAAGAGTGCGAACAGTCCAAGGTATACAAGGATGCTATGGACAAGTTCAATGGCAAGTCTGTCAGTTCAGGTCTGTTTATGTAA